A region from the Clostridium beijerinckii genome encodes:
- a CDS encoding 4-hydroxy-tetrahydrodipicolinate synthase: protein MKDVIFTGAAVAIVTPFTEDGVNFSELKKLIDFNIEKGTDAIVIAGTTGESSTMSDEEHKEAIRFTAEYVNKRVPVIAGTGSNDTMYALELSKYAESVGADALLLVTPYYNKTTQSGLIKHYNYIADRVNIPIILYNVPSRTDVNILPETYVELAKHPRIVATKEASGDISAIARIKALCKDELNIYSGNDDQIIPILSLGGKGVISVFSNIMPKEAHDICSLYFEGKVKESCDLQTKYLDIINTLFIEVNPIPVKTALGLMGYNVGPLRMPLFPMEEKNLEMLRMQLKNNNLI, encoded by the coding sequence ATGAAGGATGTTATATTTACTGGTGCAGCAGTTGCTATTGTTACACCTTTTACAGAAGATGGAGTGAATTTTTCAGAATTAAAGAAATTAATTGATTTTAATATAGAAAAAGGCACTGACGCAATTGTAATTGCAGGAACAACAGGGGAATCTTCTACTATGAGTGATGAAGAACATAAAGAAGCTATTAGATTTACAGCTGAGTATGTTAATAAAAGAGTACCAGTTATTGCAGGAACAGGATCTAATGATACTATGTATGCTTTAGAACTTTCTAAGTATGCTGAAAGTGTTGGAGCCGATGCACTTTTATTGGTTACACCATATTATAATAAAACTACTCAAAGTGGTTTAATTAAACACTACAATTATATTGCTGATAGGGTTAATATTCCTATTATCTTGTATAATGTACCATCAAGAACAGATGTTAATATATTACCTGAAACATATGTTGAATTAGCAAAGCATCCACGTATAGTTGCCACAAAAGAGGCTAGTGGAGATATTTCAGCTATTGCAAGAATAAAAGCTCTTTGCAAAGATGAGCTTAATATTTATTCAGGAAATGATGATCAAATAATTCCAATTTTATCTCTTGGAGGAAAAGGAGTTATTTCTGTTTTCTCAAATATTATGCCAAAAGAAGCTCATGATATTTGTAGTCTATATTTTGAAGGAAAAGTAAAAGAAAGCTGCGATCTTCAAACAAAATATTTAGATATTATCAATACATTATTCATAGAAGTAAATCCTATTCCAGTAAAGACGGCACTTGGACTTATGGGATATAATGTAGGACCACTTAGAATGCCACTATTTCCTATGGAAGAAAAGAATTTAGAAATGTTAAGAATGCAACTTAAAAATAATAATCTTATATAA
- a CDS encoding cation transporter, with protein sequence MFFEHMVNIFIKNNSDIKDNKVRNSYGVFGGIVGILVNALLFIIKLSVGLFVSSIAIMADAFNNLSDAASSLITILGFKLSNKPADREHPFGHGRIEYLSALIVAFMVMLVGVQFIKSSFQRIVNPTPVTFELVPFILLFISIFLKIWLSRFNKFVGEKINSSALKASSVDALGDVFTSTCVAISFLAANFTSFPIDGYIGMVVALFIVYSGFSLVKDTINPLLGEAPDPELVNSIKEMVLSYDKILGTHDLIIHNYGPGKCMASIHAEIPSDICVVAIHEIIDKAEREISTALNIYLVIHIDPICIIEGEVKGAYEEILSLIKKYDYIKSIHDFRVVGEGEVKNLIFDIVVDSLNESPITDSELIDKFSESVQKSHPYYNCIITIDKDFI encoded by the coding sequence ATGTTTTTTGAACACATGGTTAATATATTTATAAAAAATAATTCTGATATTAAAGATAATAAGGTTAGGAATTCTTATGGTGTATTCGGTGGAATTGTTGGGATTTTAGTAAATGCACTTTTATTTATTATAAAACTTTCTGTTGGACTTTTTGTTTCAAGTATAGCTATTATGGCTGATGCTTTTAACAATCTTTCTGATGCAGCATCTTCTTTAATAACTATTTTAGGCTTTAAACTTTCAAATAAGCCAGCGGATAGAGAACATCCCTTTGGCCATGGCAGAATTGAATATCTGTCTGCTTTAATCGTTGCCTTTATGGTAATGTTAGTTGGTGTACAATTTATTAAATCTTCTTTTCAAAGAATAGTTAATCCAACTCCTGTTACTTTTGAATTAGTTCCATTCATATTACTCTTTATATCTATATTTCTTAAAATTTGGCTTTCAAGATTTAATAAATTTGTTGGTGAAAAAATTAATTCCTCTGCTTTAAAAGCTTCTTCTGTAGATGCTTTAGGTGATGTCTTTACTTCAACTTGTGTCGCTATTTCATTTTTAGCTGCAAACTTCACTTCCTTTCCTATAGATGGGTATATCGGAATGGTTGTTGCATTATTTATAGTTTATTCTGGTTTCAGTTTAGTTAAGGATACTATAAATCCTCTTTTAGGCGAAGCTCCAGACCCTGAACTTGTAAATTCTATTAAAGAAATGGTTTTATCTTACGACAAAATACTTGGTACCCATGACTTAATAATTCACAATTATGGTCCTGGTAAATGTATGGCTTCAATTCATGCTGAAATTCCAAGTGATATCTGTGTTGTTGCTATTCATGAAATAATTGATAAAGCTGAAAGAGAGATTTCTACTGCTCTTAATATCTATTTAGTAATACATATCGATCCCATTTGTATTATTGAAGGTGAAGTCAAAGGCGCTTATGAAGAAATTTTATCTTTAATTAAGAAATATGACTATATTAAATCTATACATGATTTTAGAGTTGTTGGTGAAGGTGAAGTTAAGAATTTAATCTTCGATATAGTTGTTGATTCATTAAATGAATCTCCTATAACCGATTCTGAATTGATTGATAAGTTTTCTGAAAGTGTACAAAAATCTCATCCATATTATAACTGCATAATCACTATAGATAAAGATTTCATATAA
- the glnQ gene encoding glutamine ABC transporter ATP-binding protein (similar to ATP-binding component of ABC transporters), with protein MIYVKDLHKSFGKNDVLKGIDEHISKGEVVVVIGPSGSGKSTFLRCLNLLETPTSGTITFEGKDITSKETNIDEMREKMGMVFQQFNLFPHKTVCENICLAPMKVKKLSKDEAKKRTITLLEKVGLVDKVDAYPASLSGGQKQRIAIARALAMQPDVMLFDEPTSALDPEMVGEVLSVMKNLAKEGMTMVVVTHEMGFAREVGDRILFMDGGKIVESGTPEEVFKNPKNPRTIDFLSKVL; from the coding sequence GTGATATACGTTAAGGATTTACATAAAAGCTTTGGAAAAAATGATGTACTAAAAGGTATAGATGAGCATATTAGTAAAGGCGAAGTTGTAGTTGTAATTGGACCATCTGGTTCGGGAAAAAGTACATTTTTAAGATGCCTTAACTTATTAGAAACTCCTACATCTGGTACAATTACTTTTGAGGGTAAAGATATAACATCAAAAGAAACTAATATTGATGAAATGAGAGAAAAAATGGGGATGGTTTTCCAACAATTTAACTTATTTCCTCATAAGACTGTATGTGAAAATATATGTTTAGCACCTATGAAAGTAAAAAAACTTTCAAAAGATGAAGCTAAAAAAAGAACAATAACTTTATTAGAAAAAGTAGGACTAGTAGATAAGGTAGATGCATATCCAGCTTCATTATCAGGTGGACAAAAGCAAAGAATTGCAATAGCTAGAGCTTTAGCTATGCAACCAGATGTTATGTTATTCGATGAGCCTACATCCGCTTTAGATCCTGAAATGGTTGGAGAAGTTTTAAGTGTTATGAAAAATCTTGCAAAAGAAGGAATGACAATGGTAGTTGTTACACATGAAATGGGATTTGCAAGAGAAGTTGGAGATAGAATATTATTTATGGATGGCGGAAAAATAGTAGAATCAGGAACTCCAGAAGAAGTATTCAAAAATCCTAAAAATCCACGTACAATAGACTTTTTGTCTAAGGTACTTTAA
- a CDS encoding arginine ABC transporter permease — protein sequence MNFTFLEKYSGYFLKGTEITIVLAFFAVLFGTILGLALTLLRRSKFKPISFIATAYVEFVRGTPLLVQIYIIYIGFPHFDGLPKFIGIPMEDLLVGVIALALNSAAYVSEIMRAGIDAVDKGQMEAARSLGMNQGLAMFHIVIPQAFKNILPALGNEFISVIKESSQVSVIGVAELMFNAGVVRGNTALGLEPIIVAAVIYFIITFTMTRILGYVERRMKASDIR from the coding sequence TTGAATTTTACATTTTTAGAAAAGTACTCTGGATATTTTTTAAAAGGGACAGAGATAACTATTGTATTAGCATTTTTTGCAGTGCTATTTGGAACAATTTTAGGCCTTGCATTAACACTTTTAAGACGTTCAAAATTTAAACCTATAAGTTTTATAGCAACAGCTTATGTAGAATTTGTAAGAGGTACTCCACTTCTAGTTCAAATCTATATAATCTATATTGGATTTCCCCATTTTGATGGATTACCTAAATTTATAGGGATACCTATGGAAGACTTACTTGTAGGTGTAATTGCTTTAGCATTGAATTCAGCAGCATATGTATCTGAAATAATGAGGGCTGGAATTGATGCTGTAGATAAAGGACAAATGGAAGCTGCAAGAAGCTTAGGGATGAATCAGGGATTAGCAATGTTTCATATTGTGATACCTCAAGCCTTTAAAAATATTTTACCAGCTCTTGGAAATGAATTTATTTCAGTAATTAAAGAGTCTTCGCAGGTTTCTGTTATTGGAGTTGCAGAGCTTATGTTTAATGCAGGAGTTGTAAGAGGTAATACGGCTTTAGGGTTAGAACCAATAATAGTAGCAGCAGTAATTTACTTTATAATAACATTCACGATGACAAGAATATTAGGATATGTAGAGAGGAGGATGAAGGCAAGTGATATACGTTAA
- a CDS encoding amino acid ABC transporter: MKSGLVKKIVAVAAVATIAISMVGCGSSTKKESANSNASAIDTIKSKGKLVVGTSADYPPYEFHSEVNGKDEIVGFDIEIAKQLAKDLGVELEVKDMAFDGLLVALQADKVDMIFAGMTPTDERKQNADFSDIYYAATHRFILRSGDETAITSMDDLKGKKIGVQKGSIQEGIAQANFDATNIKSLDKVTDLILDLKNNKVDAVLAEAPVAQINIQKNPGISIADKVVVEDPDGGCAIAMKKNSPELQAEVNKTIKKLTDEKKIEQFVLDANKMVE; encoded by the coding sequence ATGAAAAGTGGATTAGTAAAAAAAATAGTAGCCGTAGCTGCAGTTGCAACTATAGCAATAAGCATGGTTGGATGTGGAAGTAGTACAAAAAAAGAAAGTGCTAATAGTAATGCATCGGCAATAGATACAATAAAATCAAAGGGAAAACTTGTAGTCGGAACAAGTGCTGATTATCCACCATATGAATTTCATAGTGAAGTAAATGGAAAAGATGAAATAGTTGGATTTGATATTGAAATTGCAAAACAACTTGCAAAAGATTTAGGGGTAGAACTTGAAGTAAAGGATATGGCGTTTGATGGATTACTTGTAGCACTCCAAGCAGATAAAGTAGATATGATATTTGCAGGTATGACTCCTACAGATGAAAGAAAACAAAATGCAGATTTTTCAGATATATATTATGCTGCAACACATAGATTTATACTTAGATCAGGAGATGAAACTGCAATAACTTCAATGGATGATTTAAAGGGTAAGAAAATTGGAGTTCAAAAGGGTTCAATTCAAGAAGGGATTGCACAAGCTAACTTCGATGCAACAAACATTAAATCATTAGACAAAGTTACTGATTTAATATTAGATTTAAAGAACAATAAAGTAGATGCAGTTTTAGCTGAAGCACCAGTTGCTCAAATTAATATTCAAAAGAATCCTGGTATTTCAATTGCAGATAAGGTAGTAGTTGAGGATCCAGATGGTGGATGTGCTATAGCTATGAAGAAAAATTCACCTGAATTACAAGCAGAAGTTAATAAAACAATAAAGAAATTAACAGATGAAAAGAAGATTGAACAATTTGTATTAGACGCAAATAAAATGGTAGAATAA
- a CDS encoding ATP-dependent DNA helicase: MNKQVDFLKEENKLNEILDILNKEILNYLEKRKGVTKYIIDSRKKYIEDYKDDEDQVIDYFDHENYVQEESYKTIDKRLMEYTKLKEAPYFGKVNFKENDDIPEDMYVGRYGLTLENSYEPLIVDWRAPIAALFYKGTLGKASYNPPVGEIQADILSRKQLIIKKGELKGVFDSALDVKDEILQMVLTENSSDKLKDIVMTIQREQDEIIREDRNKIVVVNGVAGSGKTTIALHRISYLLYNFREQFGDKVLIFGPNDIFMDYIAQVLPTLGESNIKQTTFENFAKKELGLEKVKIKSFGSYIEEAMNGNESALKEYKYKSSKEFVSLLDSQIETLNKEYFKIQAIKFKGAEIVSIKEIEELFNVYYKDMPLFRRSQKIKRILTSKIKDKRDEEVYKLNAELKEKMDNLSKDELEMEKSNIDYLKRIRIREIVREVINSRNELDSWIIVESVMDIYKKIINLKGIKEDTETLNNQDNNGLRTTLIENNEFLKEEVDNLGYMDLIGILYLMVKLQGLKVKEEIKHIVIDEAQDYSFIQFEIIKEMTGCKSYTIVGDSNQRLITTSKEPAMLHLDEVFEDSNIEIKKYELNKSYRSTQEIMEYANEFLNEDKIVPLVRSGEPVIQEEVTSEDDFINTLISIIEDYEEDGNENIAVIFKGKNELNKFAAAIKERINIQNIDNEDILYKGGKVLIPAYLAKGLEFDGVIVVENKEIQPLVKYIMCTRALHRLSVIKDLI, translated from the coding sequence TTGAATAAACAAGTAGATTTCTTAAAAGAAGAAAATAAATTAAATGAAATTTTAGATATATTAAATAAGGAGATTTTGAATTATTTAGAAAAAAGAAAAGGTGTTACAAAATATATTATTGATTCTAGAAAGAAATATATTGAAGACTATAAGGATGATGAAGATCAAGTTATAGATTATTTTGACCATGAAAATTATGTTCAAGAAGAATCATATAAAACAATAGATAAGAGGCTTATGGAATACACTAAGCTTAAGGAAGCACCTTACTTTGGAAAGGTTAATTTTAAGGAAAATGATGACATTCCAGAAGATATGTATGTGGGGAGATATGGATTAACTTTAGAGAATAGCTATGAGCCTTTAATTGTTGATTGGAGAGCTCCAATTGCAGCTCTTTTTTATAAGGGAACACTTGGAAAAGCAAGCTATAATCCACCAGTTGGAGAAATACAAGCGGATATATTATCAAGAAAACAGCTTATAATTAAGAAAGGTGAATTAAAAGGCGTATTTGATTCAGCATTAGATGTTAAAGATGAAATACTTCAAATGGTTTTAACTGAAAATTCATCTGATAAGTTAAAAGATATAGTAATGACTATTCAAAGGGAACAAGATGAAATAATAAGAGAAGATAGAAATAAAATAGTTGTTGTAAATGGAGTTGCAGGTTCAGGAAAGACAACTATTGCACTTCATAGAATTTCTTATTTGCTTTATAACTTTAGAGAACAATTTGGAGATAAAGTATTAATTTTTGGACCTAATGATATTTTCATGGATTATATAGCTCAAGTACTACCGACTCTCGGGGAGAGTAACATAAAGCAAACTACTTTTGAGAATTTTGCAAAGAAAGAACTCGGGTTAGAAAAAGTAAAGATAAAGAGCTTTGGAAGTTATATTGAAGAGGCTATGAATGGAAATGAAAGTGCTTTAAAAGAATATAAGTATAAGAGTTCTAAGGAATTCGTGAGTTTATTAGATTCCCAAATAGAAACTTTAAATAAAGAATATTTCAAAATACAAGCAATTAAATTTAAAGGCGCAGAAATTGTTTCAATTAAAGAAATAGAAGAATTATTCAATGTTTATTATAAAGATATGCCTTTATTTAGAAGAAGTCAAAAGATAAAGAGGATACTAACATCTAAGATTAAGGATAAAAGAGATGAAGAAGTTTATAAATTAAATGCTGAACTTAAAGAAAAGATGGATAATTTGTCAAAGGATGAATTAGAAATGGAAAAAAGTAATATAGATTACTTGAAAAGAATTAGAATAAGAGAAATTGTAAGAGAAGTAATAAATTCTCGTAATGAATTAGATTCTTGGATTATAGTTGAATCTGTTATGGATATTTATAAGAAAATTATTAATTTAAAAGGGATTAAAGAGGATACTGAAACATTAAATAATCAAGATAACAATGGTTTAAGGACAACTCTAATAGAAAATAATGAATTTTTAAAAGAAGAAGTAGACAATTTAGGATATATGGACTTGATAGGAATTCTTTATTTGATGGTAAAATTGCAAGGTTTAAAGGTAAAGGAAGAAATAAAACATATTGTAATTGATGAAGCACAAGACTATAGTTTTATTCAATTTGAGATTATCAAGGAAATGACAGGGTGCAAGAGCTATACAATAGTTGGAGACTCTAATCAAAGATTAATTACAACTAGTAAAGAACCTGCAATGCTTCACTTAGATGAAGTGTTTGAAGATTCTAATATTGAAATTAAGAAATATGAACTAAACAAGAGTTATAGATCAACTCAAGAAATAATGGAATATGCAAATGAATTCTTAAATGAAGATAAAATAGTTCCTTTAGTTAGAAGTGGAGAGCCTGTTATTCAAGAAGAAGTTACATCAGAGGATGATTTTATAAATACTCTTATATCGATAATTGAAGATTATGAAGAAGATGGCAATGAAAATATTGCAGTAATATTTAAAGGTAAGAATGAATTAAATAAATTTGCAGCTGCTATTAAAGAAAGAATTAATATACAAAATATAGATAATGAAGATATTCTCTATAAAGGTGGAAAGGTACTTATACCAGCTTATTTAGCTAAAGGGCTAGAATTTGATGGGGTAATAGTAGTAGAAAATAAAGAAATTCAGCCTTTAGTTAAGTACATAATGTGTACTAGAGCATTGCATAGATTATCTGTAATTAAAGATCTAATATAG
- a CDS encoding cell division protein FtsH, with amino-acid sequence MQNNNNNNGKNKKSDKNNKNSITMAITYFLIAFAFVMAFNYAKDSAINKEITYNEFVRLLSDKEISKVVITSENLIITPSESNEEYKGKTLYTANINDDTLINKLDEAGIDFTGKNPKETPIMNFALTWILPMIFIFFMWKFLFSKMGGGGGGVMGIGKNNAKIYVESDIKVTFDDVAGQEEAKDSLKEVIDFLNAPARYTEIGAKLPKGVLLVGPPGTGKTLIARAVAGEAKVPFFSLSGSSFVEMFVGVGASRVRELFKDAVAKAPCIIFIDEIDAIGKSRDNQMQSNDEREQTLNQLLSEMDGFDSSKGVILLGATNRPEILDKALLRPGRFDRRVIVDRPDFKGREAILAVHAKNVILGDDVDLAEIAKSTPGAVGADLANIINEGALRAVKRKRKTVLQEDLREAVEVVIAGKEKKDRILSPKERKVVAFHEVGHALVAAMIKGADPVHKITIVPRTMGALGYTMQLPEEEKYLTSKEELLNQITVMLGGRSAEEEVFNLVSTGASNDIERATASARSMVSIYGMSDRFDMMALESIQNRYLDGRAVRNCSEETSTILDEETLNIIRTSHKNARQILRDNRDLLDRISGVLLEKETIFGDEFLEIVYEKYPEMKETKEREKSENEKKVKELEERRAKKHSLDIVIDDKDENVKETSETTVDGEDDYKDVVNTKTINEDETKNL; translated from the coding sequence ATGCAGAATAATAACAATAATAATGGAAAAAATAAAAAGAGCGATAAAAACAATAAAAATTCTATTACTATGGCGATTACATATTTCTTAATAGCTTTTGCATTTGTAATGGCATTTAATTATGCAAAAGACTCAGCTATAAATAAAGAAATTACATACAATGAATTTGTAAGATTACTGAGTGATAAAGAAATTTCAAAAGTTGTTATTACAAGTGAAAATTTAATAATAACACCAAGTGAAAGTAATGAAGAATATAAAGGGAAAACCTTATATACTGCAAATATAAATGACGATACACTAATAAATAAGTTAGATGAGGCTGGAATTGATTTTACAGGTAAAAATCCTAAGGAAACTCCAATTATGAATTTTGCACTTACTTGGATATTACCTATGATATTTATATTTTTCATGTGGAAATTTTTATTTTCTAAAATGGGCGGAGGCGGAGGCGGTGTCATGGGCATCGGCAAGAACAACGCTAAGATTTATGTGGAAAGCGATATAAAAGTAACTTTTGATGATGTAGCAGGACAGGAAGAAGCTAAGGATTCTTTGAAAGAAGTTATTGACTTCTTAAATGCTCCAGCTAGGTATACTGAAATTGGAGCTAAATTACCTAAGGGAGTATTACTTGTAGGACCTCCAGGAACAGGTAAAACACTTATTGCAAGGGCTGTAGCTGGAGAAGCTAAAGTACCATTTTTCTCACTTTCAGGTTCAAGCTTTGTTGAAATGTTTGTAGGAGTTGGAGCTTCAAGAGTTAGAGAACTATTTAAAGATGCAGTTGCAAAAGCACCATGTATTATATTTATAGATGAAATTGATGCAATAGGTAAGAGTAGAGATAATCAAATGCAAAGTAATGATGAAAGAGAGCAAACTTTAAATCAATTGCTTTCTGAAATGGATGGATTTGATTCGTCTAAGGGAGTAATTTTACTTGGAGCTACCAATAGACCTGAAATACTTGATAAAGCACTCTTAAGACCAGGTAGATTTGATAGAAGAGTAATAGTTGATAGACCAGATTTTAAGGGGAGAGAAGCAATACTTGCAGTTCATGCTAAAAATGTAATATTAGGTGATGATGTAGATTTAGCTGAAATAGCTAAGAGTACTCCAGGAGCTGTGGGAGCTGATCTTGCTAATATTATTAATGAAGGTGCATTAAGAGCTGTAAAAAGAAAAAGAAAAACTGTACTTCAAGAAGATTTGAGAGAAGCGGTTGAAGTTGTAATTGCAGGTAAAGAAAAGAAAGATAGAATTTTATCACCGAAGGAAAGAAAAGTTGTTGCTTTCCATGAAGTAGGTCATGCACTTGTTGCAGCAATGATTAAAGGTGCAGATCCGGTACATAAAATAACTATAGTACCTAGAACTATGGGAGCGTTAGGTTATACTATGCAATTGCCAGAAGAAGAAAAATATTTAACTTCTAAAGAAGAATTATTAAATCAAATAACAGTAATGTTAGGTGGTAGATCAGCTGAAGAAGAAGTATTTAATTTAGTTTCAACAGGAGCTTCAAATGATATAGAAAGAGCTACTGCATCGGCTAGAAGCATGGTTTCCATTTATGGTATGAGTGATAGATTTGATATGATGGCTTTAGAATCAATACAAAACAGATATCTAGATGGTAGAGCTGTTAGAAATTGTAGTGAAGAAACTTCAACTATTTTAGATGAAGAGACATTAAATATTATAAGAACTTCTCATAAAAATGCTAGACAAATTCTTAGAGATAATAGAGATCTATTGGATAGAATATCTGGAGTACTTTTAGAAAAAGAAACAATCTTTGGAGATGAATTTTTAGAAATTGTTTATGAAAAATATCCAGAAATGAAGGAAACAAAAGAAAGAGAAAAGTCAGAAAATGAAAAGAAAGTTAAAGAATTAGAAGAAAGAAGAGCTAAAAAACATTCTTTAGACATTGTTATAGATGATAAAGATGAGAATGTTAAAGAAACTTCTGAAACTACAGTTGATGGTGAAGATGATTATAAAGATGTAGTTAACACTAAAACTATAAATGAAGATGAAACTAAAAATCTATAA
- a CDS encoding DUF3006 domain-containing protein: MDEKYIIDRIEENYAIIEKEDGDMYKISIENIKGNFNEGDILISRGKYFEVDKEFTLNRKNDINDSMKNMWEE; the protein is encoded by the coding sequence ATGGATGAAAAGTATATAATAGATAGAATAGAAGAAAACTATGCTATTATTGAAAAGGAAGATGGAGATATGTATAAGATATCCATTGAAAATATTAAGGGTAATTTTAATGAGGGAGATATTTTAATTTCCAGAGGTAAATATTTTGAAGTAGATAAAGAATTTACATTAAATAGAAAAAACGATATAAATGATAGTATGAAAAATATGTGGGAAGAGTGA
- the lepB gene encoding signal peptidase I, with amino-acid sequence MREEDEIMESKDIDSLESSSDYSKSKDIIADKEGNLSKKGFVGIFTSKGGFFREWIIPIVAAIAIAFLINKFLVYNVYIPSESMVPTLNVGDKLMVTRVYDTDKIKRGDMIVFFSEELNEILIKRAIGLPGDHIKIHNGIVNINGEDIKEDYVKNNESFDGSFDVPDNKFFFLGDNRSRSNDARRWINPYIDASNIQGRARIKFYPFKDFGSLN; translated from the coding sequence ATGAGAGAAGAGGATGAAATAATGGAGTCAAAAGATATAGATAGTTTGGAAAGTAGCTCCGATTATTCAAAATCAAAAGATATAATAGCCGATAAAGAAGGAAATTTATCAAAAAAAGGATTCGTGGGAATCTTTACATCAAAAGGTGGGTTTTTCAGAGAATGGATAATTCCAATCGTAGCTGCCATAGCAATAGCATTTTTAATAAATAAGTTTTTAGTTTATAATGTTTATATACCAAGTGAATCAATGGTTCCAACTTTAAATGTTGGTGATAAATTAATGGTGACTAGAGTTTACGATACTGATAAAATTAAAAGAGGAGACATGATTGTCTTTTTTTCAGAGGAACTTAATGAGATACTTATAAAAAGGGCAATAGGACTTCCAGGAGATCATATTAAAATACATAATGGTATTGTAAATATAAATGGAGAGGATATTAAAGAAGATTATGTGAAGAATAATGAAAGCTTTGATGGGAGTTTTGATGTGCCAGACAATAAATTCTTTTTCTTAGGAGATAATAGAAGTCGTTCAAATGATGCTAGAAGGTGGATTAATCCATATATAGATGCTTCTAATATACAAGGAAGAGCTAGGATTAAATTTTATCCATTTAAAGATTTCGGCAGTCTAAATTAG
- the lepB gene encoding signal peptidase I, with the protein MRENDENEIIKDKKIKKKSIIREWIVDIVAIAFVTLLVWRFVGYGVWITSGSMIPTLEVKDRLIVTRVHNPENLEEGDIVLFKNDEFKDEILIKRLIGLPGDKIEIKDGIVFRNGEELKEDYVKNNEKYNRTFQVPKEKYFFLGDNRANSNDSRYWENPYVDESYIKGKAKIKYFPIKDFEILK; encoded by the coding sequence GTGAGAGAAAATGATGAAAATGAAATAATAAAAGATAAAAAAATTAAAAAGAAGTCAATAATAAGAGAATGGATAGTAGATATAGTAGCTATTGCCTTTGTAACACTTTTGGTATGGCGCTTTGTAGGGTATGGTGTTTGGATTACCAGTGGATCTATGATTCCAACATTGGAAGTCAAAGATAGATTGATTGTGACAAGAGTACATAATCCAGAAAATTTAGAGGAAGGAGATATTGTACTGTTTAAGAATGATGAATTTAAAGATGAAATTTTAATAAAGAGATTGATAGGACTTCCAGGAGATAAAATAGAAATTAAAGATGGCATTGTTTTTAGAAATGGAGAAGAACTTAAAGAAGATTATGTTAAAAATAATGAAAAGTATAATCGAACATTTCAAGTGCCAAAAGAAAAGTATTTCTTTTTAGGTGATAATAGAGCAAATTCTAATGATTCTAGGTATTGGGAAAATCCTTATGTTGATGAATCATATATAAAAGGAAAGGCTAAAATAAAGTATTTCCCAATAAAGGATTTTGAAATATTAAAGTAA